A window of Azospirillum lipoferum 4B contains these coding sequences:
- a CDS encoding acetate uptake transporter gives MSVSVLVAKPASSVEAGQTASHAPLKHGNPAVVGLAGFGLSTLLLQFHNVGWVDIGPVVWLGLIFGGAAQMIAGLQEMKAGNNFGYSAFTSYGCFWISLCLILIGNKTGLFTVGETDIGWFLVAWTFYTAIMTIGAMRISRVLGLIFITLLAGFVLLDLAHFADHVFTVIAGYELMICAGLALYGMAHAVFLDVFGRDVLPMGKPFLG, from the coding sequence ATGTCAGTATCCGTCCTCGTCGCGAAACCGGCCTCGTCCGTCGAAGCCGGTCAAACCGCTTCTCACGCCCCGCTCAAGCATGGCAATCCGGCCGTCGTCGGCCTTGCCGGCTTCGGGCTGTCGACCCTGCTTCTGCAGTTCCACAATGTCGGCTGGGTCGACATCGGCCCGGTGGTCTGGCTCGGCCTGATCTTCGGCGGGGCGGCGCAGATGATCGCCGGCCTGCAGGAAATGAAGGCGGGCAACAATTTCGGCTACAGCGCCTTCACCTCCTACGGCTGCTTCTGGATCTCGCTTTGCCTGATCCTGATCGGCAACAAGACGGGCCTGTTCACCGTCGGCGAGACGGACATCGGCTGGTTTCTGGTCGCCTGGACGTTCTACACCGCGATCATGACCATCGGCGCCATGCGGATCAGCCGGGTGTTGGGCCTGATCTTCATCACGCTGCTGGCCGGCTTCGTCCTGCTGGATCTGGCCCATTTCGCCGATCACGTCTTCACGGTGATCGCCGGCTACGAACTGATGATCTGCGCCGGTCTGGCGCTGTACGGCATGGCGCACGCCGTCTTCCTCGACGTCTTCGGCCGCGACGTGCTGCCGATGGGAAAGCCCTTCCTAGGCTGA
- a CDS encoding LysR substrate-binding domain-containing protein encodes MAGRLPLTQLRAFEAACRLGSFAAAAQELAVTPSAVSHAIRELERMLGTVLFQRSPRKIEPTPEGRTLYRHVMNGFDQLQRGLQEITTAGPARIRVHCAPSFAAQWLSPRLGRFLGLFPAVELKLSASPDYPLFPSEEYDLSIVYGEPRQTDVVAIPLGQETVCPLCAPAIASRVTAIDDLLSVPLVRSDHNRVTWPMWFDANSAIAATPAGPRFDRSFMAIAAAVNGVGVVLESTRLAERELQSGQLVAPLEGQSQSLRHVAHWMVWPKGAERKHAFRCFVTWLVEELGIPRIDFDKTAPGHRTPPG; translated from the coding sequence ATGGCCGGCCGTCTCCCGCTGACCCAGCTTCGCGCCTTCGAGGCGGCCTGCCGCCTGGGCAGCTTCGCCGCCGCGGCGCAGGAGCTGGCGGTCACGCCGTCTGCCGTCAGCCATGCGATCCGCGAGCTGGAGCGCATGCTGGGAACGGTCCTTTTCCAGCGCTCGCCACGGAAGATCGAGCCGACGCCGGAAGGGCGGACGCTGTATCGGCACGTCATGAACGGTTTCGACCAGTTGCAACGCGGCCTGCAGGAGATCACGACCGCCGGCCCGGCGCGCATCAGGGTCCACTGCGCGCCTTCCTTCGCCGCGCAATGGCTGTCGCCGCGGCTCGGCCGCTTCCTGGGGCTTTTCCCGGCGGTGGAGCTGAAGCTGTCGGCCAGCCCGGACTACCCGCTGTTCCCGTCGGAGGAATACGACCTCTCCATCGTCTACGGCGAGCCGCGCCAGACCGACGTGGTGGCGATCCCGCTGGGGCAGGAGACGGTCTGCCCGCTGTGCGCGCCGGCCATCGCGTCGCGGGTCACCGCCATCGACGATCTGCTGTCGGTCCCGCTCGTCCGCAGCGACCACAACCGGGTCACCTGGCCGATGTGGTTCGACGCGAACTCCGCCATCGCCGCCACCCCGGCGGGACCGCGCTTCGACCGCAGCTTCATGGCGATTGCCGCGGCGGTGAACGGGGTCGGCGTCGTGCTGGAATCCACGCGTCTGGCAGAGCGCGAACTGCAGTCCGGCCAGCTTGTGGCACCGCTGGAGGGACAATCGCAAAGCCTGCGGCATGTCGCGCACTGGATGGTCTGGCCGAAGGGGGCCGAACGCAAACACGCCTTCCGCTGCTTCGTGACGTGGCTTGTCGAAGAGCTCGGCATTCCACGGATCGATTTCGACAAAACAGCCCCGGGCCATCGGACGCCGCCCGGTTGA
- a CDS encoding alpha/beta hydrolase has product MSGLQAIADWDDAYSNGAYIPGGDAYPARWAELAAAFRAELSAVGRAELDLSYGEGARERYDLFRPDGAAKGTVVFVHGGYWMAFDKGRWSHLAAGALARGWAVAMPSYTLCPESRIAGITRQVARAVEAIAQAQPGPLRLTGHSAGGHLVSRLACADALLPPEVQGRVEHVVSISGLHDLRPLLNTRMNATLNLDEAEAAAESPALLRPRPGTRITCWAGAAERPEFVRQTELLANIWHGLGAATELRLAGGRHHFDVIDDLADPDSELVEALLGR; this is encoded by the coding sequence GTGAGCGGCTTGCAGGCAATCGCCGATTGGGACGACGCCTACAGCAACGGCGCCTATATTCCTGGCGGCGACGCCTATCCGGCGCGCTGGGCGGAACTGGCGGCGGCCTTCCGGGCAGAACTTTCCGCCGTCGGCCGGGCAGAGTTGGACCTGTCCTATGGCGAGGGTGCGCGGGAGCGTTACGACCTGTTCCGCCCCGACGGAGCGGCCAAGGGCACTGTCGTGTTCGTCCATGGCGGCTATTGGATGGCCTTCGACAAGGGGCGCTGGTCGCATCTGGCGGCCGGCGCTCTCGCCCGCGGCTGGGCCGTCGCGATGCCCAGCTACACGCTCTGCCCCGAGAGCCGCATTGCCGGCATCACCCGGCAGGTTGCGCGCGCGGTGGAGGCCATCGCGCAGGCCCAGCCGGGACCGCTGCGCCTGACCGGCCATTCCGCCGGCGGCCATCTGGTCAGCCGTCTTGCCTGTGCCGATGCGCTTTTGCCGCCGGAGGTGCAGGGGCGGGTGGAGCATGTCGTTTCCATCAGCGGCCTGCACGATTTGCGGCCGCTGCTGAACACCCGCATGAACGCCACGCTGAACCTGGACGAGGCGGAGGCCGCGGCGGAAAGCCCGGCCCTTCTGCGCCCGCGGCCGGGCACCCGCATCACCTGCTGGGCGGGTGCCGCCGAACGGCCGGAGTTCGTCCGGCAGACGGAACTGCTCGCCAACATCTGGCATGGGTTGGGGGCGGCGACCGAATTGCGGCTGGCCGGCGGGCGCCATCACTTCGACGTCATCGACGATCTGGCCGATCCGGACTCCGAACTGGTGGAGGCTTTGCTGGGGCGTTGA
- a CDS encoding methanol/ethanol family PQQ-dependent dehydrogenase: MTLSSNTTTAPNAGRSRLHRRLGLAAAVAGLLLTAAVPALAGEVSWDAIASDAKNPGDVLMYGMGVEGKRFSPLKQINAESVSRLVPAWSFSFGDEKQRGQETQALVHEGVIYVTASYSRMFALDAKTGKRLWSYAHRLPDDIRPCCDVVNRGAAIYGDKVFFGTLDASVVALNKDTGKVVWKKKFADHKVGYTMTGAPTIVKDQKSGKVLLIHGSSGDEFGVVGRLFARDPDTGDEVWMRPLVEGHMGRLNGKDSTPTGSDKAPSWPRDKDGKLVEAWNHGGGAPWQSATFDVETNTIVIGTGNPAPWNGWARWPGDSLYTSGQAYVDPATGELKGFYQHTPNDTWDFSGNNELVLFDYIDASGKTVKATAHADRNGFFYVTDRVKLATAGGEPNKPNSVLAAYPFVDGITWAKGIDLKTGRPIEVEGQRPALPAEGEKRGKPVEVSPPFLGGKNWNPMSYSEDTKLFYIAANHWKEDYWTEHVGYNPGAAYLGMGFRIHKMFDDHVGILRALDPTTGKIVWEHKEELPLWSGTLATAGNLVFTGTGDGYVKAFNAKTGEELWRFQTGSGIISSPVTWEQDGVQYVGITTGYGGAVPLWGGDLADLTTRVTQGGSFWVFKLADVKVSSTK; this comes from the coding sequence ATGACACTTTCGTCCAACACCACCACTGCGCCCAACGCCGGCCGGTCCCGGCTGCATCGTCGTCTCGGCCTTGCCGCGGCGGTCGCCGGGCTGCTGCTGACGGCGGCCGTTCCCGCGCTGGCCGGCGAGGTCAGCTGGGACGCCATCGCCAGCGACGCGAAGAATCCCGGCGACGTGCTGATGTACGGCATGGGGGTGGAGGGCAAGCGTTTCAGCCCGCTGAAGCAGATCAACGCCGAAAGCGTGTCGCGCCTCGTCCCGGCCTGGTCCTTCTCCTTCGGCGACGAGAAGCAGCGCGGGCAGGAAACCCAGGCGCTGGTGCATGAGGGGGTGATCTACGTCACCGCCTCCTACTCCCGCATGTTCGCGCTGGACGCGAAGACCGGCAAGCGGCTGTGGAGCTACGCCCACCGCCTGCCCGACGACATCCGGCCCTGCTGCGACGTCGTCAACCGTGGCGCGGCGATCTATGGCGACAAGGTGTTCTTCGGCACGCTCGATGCGTCCGTCGTCGCCCTGAACAAGGACACCGGCAAGGTCGTCTGGAAGAAGAAGTTCGCCGATCACAAGGTCGGCTACACCATGACCGGCGCGCCGACCATCGTGAAGGACCAGAAGAGCGGCAAGGTGCTGCTGATCCACGGGTCGTCGGGCGACGAGTTCGGTGTGGTCGGCCGGCTGTTCGCCCGCGATCCCGACACCGGCGACGAGGTGTGGATGCGCCCGCTGGTCGAAGGGCACATGGGCCGGCTGAACGGCAAGGACAGCACCCCCACCGGCAGCGACAAGGCTCCGTCCTGGCCGCGTGACAAGGACGGCAAGCTGGTCGAGGCGTGGAACCATGGCGGCGGCGCGCCCTGGCAGAGCGCCACCTTCGACGTGGAGACCAACACCATCGTCATCGGCACCGGCAACCCGGCGCCGTGGAACGGCTGGGCGCGCTGGCCCGGCGACAGCCTCTATACCTCCGGCCAGGCCTATGTCGATCCAGCCACCGGCGAACTGAAGGGCTTCTACCAGCACACGCCCAACGACACCTGGGACTTCTCCGGCAACAACGAGCTGGTGCTGTTCGACTACATCGACGCCTCCGGCAAGACGGTGAAGGCGACGGCGCACGCCGACCGCAACGGCTTCTTCTATGTCACCGACCGCGTGAAGCTGGCGACGGCCGGCGGCGAGCCCAACAAGCCGAACAGCGTGCTGGCCGCCTATCCCTTCGTCGACGGCATCACCTGGGCCAAGGGCATCGACCTGAAGACCGGCCGCCCCATCGAGGTCGAGGGCCAGCGTCCGGCCCTGCCGGCCGAAGGCGAGAAGCGCGGCAAACCGGTCGAGGTGTCGCCGCCCTTCCTCGGCGGCAAGAACTGGAACCCGATGTCCTACAGTGAGGACACCAAGCTGTTCTACATCGCCGCCAACCATTGGAAGGAGGATTACTGGACCGAGCATGTCGGCTACAACCCCGGCGCGGCCTATCTCGGCATGGGGTTCCGCATCCACAAGATGTTCGACGACCATGTCGGCATCCTGCGGGCGCTCGATCCGACCACCGGCAAGATCGTCTGGGAACACAAGGAGGAACTGCCGCTGTGGTCCGGCACGCTGGCGACCGCCGGCAATCTGGTCTTCACCGGCACCGGCGACGGCTATGTCAAGGCGTTCAACGCCAAGACGGGCGAGGAGCTTTGGCGCTTCCAGACCGGTTCGGGCATCATCTCGTCCCCCGTCACCTGGGAGCAGGACGGGGTGCAGTATGTCGGCATCACCACCGGCTATGGCGGCGCGGTGCCGCTGTGGGGCGGCGATCTGGCCGACCTGACCACCCGCGTGACCCAGGGCGGGTCCTTCTGGGTGTTCAAGCTCGCCGACGTGAAGGTCTCCAGCACCAAGTGA
- a CDS encoding ATP-binding protein — protein sequence MSLKMRILALIGLFLLLMTVAGGAVMVANARDAVRAEMASALELGRALGLAVTERGTLAGGPGMLNGLGLRHLRFVEGDDAAGPETESGRAPDWFTALIAVEPQELRLTGTLRVVAEPGDEIAEVWEDMSDLAAAVLAVGVLLLAAAFLAVGRALAPLSRLEAGVKRLREGDYRFAFDSGGVPELRRLGTGIAALADGLAAAEQENRRVGQRIVAAQDSERREIARDIHDELGAALFAIKVDAGRLLRLAEGRADGEEAAERARKILDTAAEVHQLSRRILVRLRPALLDQLPLSEALTELVGDWMRRKPDVAWTLSFEPPGAAADLDGCEEVLRLTLYRLVQESLVNALRHAVPSAVAVSLRIDADRVEVAVTDDGPGLAPGLPVGDDPHRAGFGISGMTERVQALGGCLSIGPAEGGGTRVSARLPRPAHNSATDRLERMA from the coding sequence GTGTCCCTGAAGATGCGCATCCTGGCCCTGATCGGCCTTTTCCTGCTGCTGATGACGGTGGCCGGCGGCGCGGTGATGGTCGCGAACGCCCGCGACGCGGTGCGGGCGGAGATGGCGTCGGCGCTCGAACTGGGCCGCGCGCTCGGCCTTGCGGTGACGGAGCGCGGAACGCTGGCCGGCGGCCCCGGAATGCTGAACGGGCTGGGGCTGCGCCATCTGCGCTTCGTCGAGGGCGACGATGCTGCCGGACCGGAGACGGAGAGCGGACGGGCGCCGGACTGGTTCACCGCGCTGATCGCCGTCGAGCCGCAGGAGTTGCGGTTGACCGGCACGCTGCGTGTCGTGGCCGAGCCTGGGGACGAGATCGCCGAGGTCTGGGAGGATATGAGCGATCTCGCCGCCGCGGTGCTGGCGGTCGGCGTGCTGCTGCTGGCGGCGGCCTTCCTGGCGGTGGGGCGGGCTTTGGCGCCGCTGTCGCGGCTGGAGGCCGGGGTGAAGCGGCTGCGCGAGGGCGACTACCGCTTCGCCTTCGACAGCGGGGGCGTTCCCGAGCTTCGCCGGCTCGGAACCGGAATCGCCGCGCTGGCCGACGGTCTCGCCGCGGCCGAGCAGGAGAACCGCCGCGTCGGCCAGCGGATCGTCGCGGCACAGGATTCCGAAAGGCGGGAGATCGCCCGCGACATCCATGACGAACTCGGCGCCGCGCTGTTCGCGATCAAGGTCGATGCCGGACGGCTCCTCCGGCTGGCCGAAGGGCGGGCCGATGGGGAAGAGGCGGCGGAGCGCGCGCGCAAGATCCTCGACACCGCGGCGGAGGTCCACCAGCTCAGCCGCCGCATCCTGGTCCGCCTGCGCCCCGCCCTGCTCGACCAGTTGCCGTTGAGCGAGGCGCTGACCGAACTGGTCGGCGACTGGATGCGGCGCAAACCCGATGTGGCCTGGACGCTCTCCTTCGAACCGCCCGGTGCCGCGGCGGATCTCGACGGCTGCGAGGAGGTGCTGCGCCTGACCCTCTACCGGCTGGTGCAGGAATCGCTGGTCAACGCCCTGCGGCATGCCGTGCCGTCGGCGGTCGCGGTTTCCTTGCGGATCGATGCCGACAGGGTGGAGGTGGCGGTCACCGACGACGGACCCGGCCTTGCTCCCGGCCTGCCTGTGGGCGACGATCCGCACAGGGCCGGCTTCGGCATTTCCGGCATGACGGAGAGGGTGCAGGCCTTGGGCGGATGCCTGTCCATCGGCCCGGCCGAAGGCGGCGGCACCAGGGTGTCGGCACGGCTGCCCCGGCCCGCGCATAATTCGGCAACGGATCGCCTGGAGCGCATGGCATGA
- the kynU gene encoding kynureninase encodes MTDFQATRARFRIPDGVIYLDGNSLGPLPVAAEERVARTLTAEWGGQLIRGWNSAGWMVQPRVVGDRIARLIGAPAGSVVVGDTLSIKVYQALAAALAMRPDRSVILSDSGNFPTDLYMAEGLIETLGRGHVLKAVAPEEVEAAIGEDVAVLMLTEVDYRTGRLHDMAALTAKAHAAGVVTVWDLAHSAGALPVDLAGSGADFAVGCTYKYLNGGPGAPAFIYVAPRHARSARPALSGWMGHEAPFAFDPSYRPGEGVERMRVGTPPVIALAALDAALDVWDGVDMADVRRTSIALCDLFIELVEAQCPALELASPRDGTRRGSQVSFRHPHGYAIMQALIDRGVIGDFRAPDILRFGFTPLYIGEAEVRGAVAVLKQVLDGGLWDRPDYHRKAAVT; translated from the coding sequence ATGACGGATTTCCAAGCGACCCGTGCCCGCTTCCGCATTCCCGACGGCGTGATTTATCTGGACGGCAACTCGCTGGGACCGCTGCCGGTCGCCGCGGAGGAGCGGGTGGCCCGCACCCTGACCGCGGAATGGGGCGGCCAGCTGATCCGCGGCTGGAACAGCGCCGGCTGGATGGTACAGCCGCGCGTCGTCGGCGACCGCATCGCCCGGCTGATCGGCGCACCGGCCGGCAGCGTGGTGGTGGGCGACACCCTGTCGATCAAGGTCTATCAGGCGCTGGCCGCAGCCCTGGCGATGCGGCCGGACCGCAGCGTCATCCTGTCCGACAGCGGCAACTTCCCGACCGACCTCTACATGGCGGAAGGGCTGATCGAGACGCTCGGCCGCGGCCATGTCCTGAAGGCGGTGGCACCGGAGGAGGTGGAGGCTGCGATCGGCGAGGATGTCGCCGTGCTGATGCTGACCGAGGTCGATTACCGGACCGGCCGTCTGCACGACATGGCGGCGCTGACCGCCAAGGCCCATGCGGCGGGTGTGGTGACGGTGTGGGACCTCGCCCATTCCGCCGGTGCGCTGCCGGTCGATCTGGCCGGTTCGGGCGCTGATTTCGCGGTCGGCTGCACCTACAAATACCTGAATGGCGGGCCGGGGGCGCCGGCCTTCATCTATGTCGCGCCGCGCCATGCCCGGTCGGCGCGGCCGGCCCTGTCCGGCTGGATGGGGCATGAGGCGCCCTTCGCCTTCGACCCGTCCTATCGCCCCGGCGAAGGGGTGGAGCGGATGCGCGTCGGCACCCCGCCGGTGATCGCGCTGGCCGCGCTCGACGCTGCGCTGGACGTGTGGGATGGGGTCGATATGGCCGATGTCCGCCGCACCTCCATCGCGCTCTGCGACCTGTTCATCGAACTGGTGGAGGCGCAATGCCCGGCGCTGGAATTGGCCTCACCGCGCGACGGCACGCGGCGCGGCAGTCAGGTGTCCTTCCGCCATCCCCACGGCTACGCCATCATGCAGGCGCTGATCGACCGCGGCGTGATCGGCGATTTCCGCGCGCCGGACATCCTGCGCTTCGGCTTCACTCCGCTCTACATCGGCGAGGCGGAGGTGCGCGGCGCCGTCGCCGTGCTGAAACAGGTGTTGGACGGCGGGCTTTGGGACCGGCCCGACTATCACAGGAAGGCCGCCGTAACATGA
- a CDS encoding putative quinol monooxygenase, producing the protein MTVPPSDQVQLVAYLVAKPGQEQALADAITAIVPTVLTEPGCLAYSAHVSRERPGTIVMYEVWQDQAALDAHAAGAAFTGLAAQFDTLLGEPLRIDLLRRIA; encoded by the coding sequence ATGACCGTTCCGCCCAGCGATCAGGTGCAACTCGTCGCCTATCTCGTCGCCAAGCCCGGACAGGAGCAGGCGCTGGCCGATGCCATCACCGCCATCGTCCCGACCGTCCTGACGGAGCCGGGCTGCCTCGCCTACTCCGCCCATGTCAGCCGCGAGCGGCCCGGCACCATCGTGATGTACGAAGTTTGGCAGGATCAGGCGGCACTCGACGCCCATGCGGCGGGCGCTGCCTTCACCGGGCTCGCAGCGCAGTTCGACACGCTGCTGGGCGAGCCGCTGCGGATCGACCTGCTGCGCCGCATCGCCTGA
- the kynA gene encoding tryptophan 2,3-dioxygenase has protein sequence MSKRDMSGRDRSKPYDPADEGAQMAFDGRMSYGDYLQLDRILGAQMPRSTAHDEMLFIIQHQTSELWMRLAVYEIRAAREAISADRLSPAFKMLARVARIFEQLNSAWDVLRTMTPSEYTRFRDDLGQSSGFQSYQYREIEFLLGNRNPAMLRPHAHRPEIHAMLEQELSRPSLYDEALRLLARNGIPVPAEVLERDVSQTHQPNDGVTEAWRVIYQSPEDHWPLYELAEKLVDFEDYFRRWRFNHVTTVERVIGFKRGTGGTGGVSYLRNMLAVELFPELWRVRTVL, from the coding sequence ATGAGCAAGCGTGACATGAGTGGGCGTGACAGGAGCAAGCCTTACGACCCGGCGGACGAGGGCGCGCAGATGGCCTTCGACGGGCGGATGTCCTACGGCGACTATCTGCAGCTCGACCGCATCCTGGGCGCGCAGATGCCGCGTTCCACCGCCCATGACGAAATGCTGTTCATCATCCAGCACCAGACGTCGGAGCTGTGGATGCGGCTGGCGGTCTACGAGATCCGCGCCGCGCGCGAAGCGATCAGCGCGGACCGGCTGTCGCCGGCCTTCAAGATGCTGGCCCGCGTCGCCCGCATCTTCGAACAGCTGAATTCCGCCTGGGACGTTTTGCGCACGATGACGCCCAGCGAATACACCCGTTTCCGCGACGATCTCGGCCAATCCTCCGGCTTCCAGTCCTACCAGTATCGGGAGATCGAGTTCCTGCTGGGCAACCGCAACCCGGCGATGCTGCGCCCCCACGCCCACCGGCCGGAAATCCACGCCATGCTGGAACAGGAGCTGTCCCGCCCCAGCCTGTATGACGAGGCGCTACGCCTGCTCGCCCGCAACGGCATCCCGGTTCCGGCCGAAGTGCTGGAACGCGACGTGTCGCAGACCCATCAGCCCAACGACGGCGTGACGGAGGCGTGGCGGGTCATCTACCAGTCCCCCGAAGACCATTGGCCGCTCTACGAGCTTGCCGAGAAGCTGGTGGATTTCGAGGATTACTTCCGCCGCTGGCGCTTCAACCATGTGACGACGGTGGAGCGGGTGATCGGCTTCAAGCGCGGCACCGGCGGCACCGGCGGCGTGTCCTATCTTCGCAACATGCTGGCGGTTGAACTCTTTCCGGAACTCTGGCGCGTGAGGACGGTGCTGTGA
- a CDS encoding pentapeptide repeat-containing protein: MTSRKKALLPSLAGCGLVLCMLAPAASVLSAEVESAALEKAAEDPSARPVGGGEEERATSVNGCTLAPRVTCPNLDLRHRNLRGLALAGADLHGANLMRADLRNADLRGANLSGAILDGADLRTAFLQGAKLSGARLRGANLEFARATGADFTGTDLTAANLEAIRADKINLTGASLEGANLQEAKLSLSNLSGANLDGAKIRFAIFQNALMTGCKSCPSDW, encoded by the coding sequence ATGACGTCGCGCAAGAAGGCCCTGCTCCCCAGCTTGGCAGGATGCGGCCTTGTCCTTTGCATGCTGGCGCCCGCCGCCTCGGTCCTCTCCGCGGAGGTGGAAAGCGCCGCGCTGGAGAAGGCAGCCGAAGATCCGTCCGCCCGCCCGGTCGGCGGTGGCGAGGAGGAACGGGCCACCAGCGTGAACGGCTGCACGCTCGCCCCGCGCGTGACCTGTCCCAACCTCGACCTGCGGCACCGCAACCTGCGCGGGTTGGCGCTGGCGGGGGCCGATCTGCACGGAGCCAACCTGATGCGGGCCGACCTGCGCAACGCCGATCTGCGCGGGGCCAACCTGTCGGGCGCCATCCTCGACGGCGCCGATCTGCGCACCGCCTTCCTGCAGGGGGCGAAGCTGTCCGGTGCGCGTCTGCGCGGCGCCAATCTGGAATTCGCCCGGGCCACCGGCGCCGATTTCACCGGCACGGATCTGACCGCCGCCAACCTGGAGGCGATCCGCGCCGACAAGATCAATCTTACCGGCGCGAGCCTCGAAGGCGCCAACCTGCAGGAGGCGAAGCTGTCCCTGTCCAACCTGTCGGGCGCCAATCTGGACGGGGCGAAAATCCGCTTCGCGATCTTTCAGAACGCGCTGATGACCGGCTGCAAGTCTTGCCCGTCCGACTGGTAA
- a CDS encoding extracellular catalytic domain type 1 short-chain-length polyhydroxyalkanoate depolymerase, with the protein MPNSRPTGFLPGMDEVARLTRSGQLAEATGLVQRLLRGTGEPGPTAAPDPSVIEGEFTRLDSAPKTEKAPGNRPGHAARTGLGETLRGLAARLRPTGLHGAGMGAPRLPADPLPDGASFVTASHSGASGTRAYKLYVPANRGEGPCPLVVMLHGCTQSPDDFAAGTRMNAFAERHGVFVAYPEQPASANPQRCWNWFKPEDQHRDRGEPDLLAGITRRIMGEHPIDPNRVYIAGLSAGGAAAAIMAAAYPDLYAAVGVHSGLPAGAAGDLPSALAAMRQGGRAAPTRAGNGRKVPTIVFHGDRDTVVNPQNGDQVAAQATAATAGLRTETQQGEASGRRAYSRTLHTDPSGRTLCEQWTIHGAGHAWAGGSPAGSYTDPQGPDATAEMIRFFLEHPVEPPMSAKRD; encoded by the coding sequence ATGCCCAACTCACGCCCCACCGGCTTCCTGCCCGGCATGGACGAGGTCGCCCGACTGACCCGCTCCGGCCAGCTTGCCGAGGCGACCGGCCTTGTTCAGCGCCTGCTGCGGGGGACGGGCGAACCCGGCCCCACAGCCGCGCCGGATCCCTCCGTGATAGAGGGCGAGTTCACACGGCTCGATTCCGCACCCAAGACCGAAAAGGCGCCGGGAAACAGGCCCGGCCATGCGGCGAGAACCGGTCTGGGCGAGACCCTGCGCGGCCTTGCCGCCCGCCTGCGGCCGACCGGGCTGCATGGTGCGGGGATGGGCGCGCCCCGTCTGCCCGCCGACCCGCTGCCCGACGGTGCGTCCTTCGTGACGGCATCCCACAGCGGGGCATCGGGAACCCGCGCCTACAAGCTCTATGTGCCGGCCAACCGAGGCGAGGGGCCGTGCCCGCTGGTGGTGATGCTGCATGGCTGCACCCAGTCGCCCGACGATTTCGCCGCCGGCACCCGGATGAATGCCTTCGCCGAGCGGCATGGTGTGTTCGTCGCCTATCCGGAACAGCCGGCCTCGGCCAACCCCCAGCGCTGCTGGAACTGGTTCAAGCCGGAGGACCAGCACCGCGATCGTGGCGAGCCCGACCTGCTGGCGGGCATCACCCGCCGGATCATGGGCGAGCATCCCATCGACCCGAACCGCGTCTACATCGCCGGCCTGTCCGCCGGTGGTGCGGCGGCGGCGATCATGGCGGCGGCCTATCCCGATCTCTATGCCGCGGTCGGCGTGCATTCCGGTCTGCCCGCCGGTGCCGCCGGCGATCTCCCTTCCGCCCTGGCGGCCATGCGCCAGGGTGGCCGGGCGGCTCCGACCCGCGCAGGGAACGGCCGCAAGGTGCCCACCATCGTCTTCCACGGCGACCGGGACACGGTGGTGAACCCGCAGAACGGCGATCAGGTCGCGGCCCAGGCGACCGCCGCCACTGCCGGCCTGCGCACCGAGACGCAGCAGGGGGAAGCCTCTGGCCGGCGCGCCTACAGCCGGACCCTCCACACCGATCCCTCCGGTCGGACATTGTGCGAGCAGTGGACCATCCATGGCGCCGGACATGCCTGGGCGGGCGGAAGCCCTGCCGGATCCTACACCGACCCGCAGGGACCGGACGCCACGGCGGAGATGATACGCTTCTTCCTGGAGCACCCGGTCGAGCCGCCGATGTCGGCGAAGCGGGACTGA
- a CDS encoding CopG family transcriptional regulator, with product MSDTARDLRPKAGDSEKITINLGYVDLGHIDLLVDEGFYSNRTDFIRTAIRNQVDRHADVVRQTVTRKSVDLGLRHFSRADLEAAQAEGRMLDIRVLGLATIAQDVSADLARATIASLTVLGALHAPAAVKAALADRIR from the coding sequence ATGAGCGATACGGCCCGTGACCTGCGGCCCAAGGCAGGCGACAGCGAGAAGATCACGATCAATCTCGGTTATGTCGACCTGGGCCATATCGATCTGCTGGTCGATGAAGGGTTCTATTCGAACCGCACCGACTTCATCCGCACGGCCATCCGCAATCAGGTCGACCGGCACGCCGACGTGGTCCGCCAGACAGTGACGCGCAAGAGCGTCGATCTGGGCCTGCGCCATTTCAGCCGTGCCGACCTGGAAGCGGCGCAGGCCGAAGGGCGGATGCTGGACATCCGTGTCCTCGGGCTCGCCACGATCGCCCAGGACGTTTCCGCCGACCTCGCCCGCGCCACCATCGCCTCGCTGACCGTGCTGGGGGCGCTGCATGCGCCGGCCGCCGTCAAGGCGGCGCTCGCCGACCGCATCCGCTGA